Proteins encoded in a region of the Spiroplasma endosymbiont of Amphimallon solstitiale genome:
- a CDS encoding IS30 family transposase, protein MYKYLTIESIIAIKEYKSYGFSIRKIAKAIDYSKSTVHRVCRLLNQNLLPLEILNKIQKNKQNAGRKLIILTLIEINTINHLLITKNYALDIIANFLKENKIKSISTKTLYNMFKTNRMGFDENNLLRKGKNKPHKQKETRGRINNCKSIHERNLIIPNIKNIEEFGHLEGDTIIGKDHKSSIITLADIWSKTTIPLATKNNKSENITKSIIKFISKLQKGTVKTITFDRGKEFSKWKLIEKNCNVKIYFADPGKPCQRGLNENNNGILRRYLPKSTDLSSYKQKDLNTIAFQINSTPRKSLSYKRPIDLIQLF, encoded by the coding sequence ATGTATAAGTATCTGACTATTGAATCAATAATAGCAATAAAAGAATATAAAAGTTATGGATTTTCGATTCGTAAAATAGCAAAAGCCATTGATTATAGTAAATCAACTGTACATAGAGTTTGTAGATTATTAAATCAAAACTTATTACCATTAGAAATATTGAATAAAATTCAAAAAAATAAACAAAATGCAGGTAGAAAATTAATAATTTTAACTTTAATAGAAATTAATACTATTAATCATTTGTTAATTACTAAAAATTATGCTCTTGATATAATTGCTAATTTTTTAAAGGAAAATAAAATAAAAAGTATTTCAACAAAAACTTTATATAACATGTTTAAAACAAATCGAATGGGTTTTGATGAAAATAACTTATTGAGAAAAGGAAAAAATAAACCTCACAAACAAAAAGAAACTAGGGGCAGAATTAATAATTGTAAGTCTATTCATGAAAGAAATTTAATCATTCCTAATATTAAAAATATAGAAGAATTTGGTCATTTAGAAGGTGATACTATCATTGGTAAAGATCATAAAAGTTCTATTATTACTTTAGCTGATATATGATCAAAAACCACAATTCCTTTAGCAACTAAAAATAATAAATCAGAAAATATTACAAAAAGTATAATAAAATTTATTTCAAAGTTACAAAAAGGAACAGTTAAAACTATTACTTTTGATCGTGGTAAAGAATTTAGTAAATGAAAATTAATTGAAAAAAATTGTAATGTTAAGATTTATTTTGCAGATCCTGGTAAACCTTGTCAAAGAGGTTTAAATGAAAATAATAATGGTATTTTAAGAAGATATTTACCAAAATCTACAGATCTATCTTCATATAAACAAAAAGATTTAAATACTATAGCATTTCAAATTAATTCTACACCCAGAAAATCACTATCTTATAAAAGACCAATAGATTTAATACAATTATTTTAA
- a CDS encoding RecT family recombinase, whose translation MANLILPKTITQNQINDFKKYYEITKLNDKKLSTFNPQSLLNTLATIFELNLSNNPIKKELALIPYGNELQVQIQEDGFLTLLQRSNCVIDFQREIITNKHIYNDKTKRWEINPAKIFEPKEIIGYYGMICIKDYLGKNITFIKGMTKQECEEHRKKYSKANGNSPWNTSFDPMALKTVIKAIIRDINKNPSIKLENQNLINKALQVDQSAIIDEEIVYIDNPNTNNVLENNTNFQQLEENINKLDNLVFKNE comes from the coding sequence ATGGCAAATTTAATATTACCTAAAACAATTACACAAAATCAAATTAATGATTTTAAAAAATATTATGAAATTACTAAATTAAATGATAAAAAATTATCCACATTTAATCCACAATCATTATTAAATACATTAGCAACTATATTTGAATTAAATTTATCAAATAATCCAATTAAAAAAGAATTAGCATTAATACCTTATGGAAATGAATTACAAGTACAAATACAAGAAGATGGATTTTTAACTTTATTACAAAGAAGTAATTGTGTTATTGATTTTCAAAGAGAAATTATTACAAATAAACATATTTATAATGATAAAACAAAACGTTGAGAAATTAATCCAGCAAAAATATTTGAACCAAAAGAAATTATTGGTTATTATGGAATGATTTGTATTAAAGATTATTTAGGGAAAAATATTACTTTTATTAAGGGTATGACTAAACAAGAATGTGAAGAACATAGAAAAAAATATAGTAAAGCAAATGGTAATAGTCCATGAAATACTAGTTTTGACCCTATGGCTTTAAAAACAGTTATTAAAGCAATTATTAGAGATATTAATAAAAATCCAAGTATTAAATTAGAAAATCAAAATTTAATTAATAAAGCATTACAAGTTGATCAATCAGCAATAATTGATGAAGAAATTGTTTATATTGATAATCCAAATACTAATAATGTACTTGAAAATAATACAAATTTTCAACAATTAGAAGAAAATATAAATAAATTAGATAATTTGGTATTTAAAAATGAATAA
- a CDS encoding IS30 family transposase, protein MYKYLTIESIIAIKEYKSYGFSIRKIAKAIDYSKSTVHRVCRLLNQNLLPLEILNKIQKNKQNAGRKLIILTLIEINTINHLLITKNYALDIIANFLKENKIKSISTKTLYNMFKTNRMGFDENNLLRKGKNKPHKQKETRGRINNCKSIHERNLIIPNIKNIEEFGHLEGDTIIGKDHKSSIITLADIWSKTTIPLATKNNKSENITKSIIKFISKLQKGTVKTITFDRGKEFSKWKLIEKNCNVKIYFADPGKPCQRGLNENNNGILRRYLPKSTDLSSYKQKDLNTIAFQINSTPRKSLSYKRPIDLIQLF, encoded by the coding sequence ATGTATAAGTATCTGACTATTGAATCAATAATAGCAATAAAAGAATATAAAAGTTATGGATTTTCGATTCGTAAAATAGCAAAAGCCATTGATTATAGTAAATCAACTGTACATAGAGTTTGTAGATTATTAAATCAAAACTTATTACCATTAGAAATATTGAATAAAATTCAAAAAAATAAACAAAATGCAGGTAGAAAATTAATAATTTTAACTTTAATAGAAATTAATACTATTAATCATTTGTTAATTACTAAAAATTATGCTCTTGATATAATTGCTAATTTTTTAAAGGAAAATAAAATAAAAAGTATTTCAACAAAAACTTTATATAACATGTTTAAAACAAATCGAATGGGTTTTGATGAAAATAACTTATTGAGAAAAGGAAAAAATAAACCTCACAAACAAAAAGAAACTAGGGGCAGAATTAATAATTGTAAGTCTATTCATGAAAGAAATTTAATCATTCCTAATATTAAAAATATAGAAGAATTTGGTCATTTAGAGGGTGATACTATCATTGGTAAAGATCATAAAAGTTCTATTATTACTTTAGCTGATATATGATCAAAAACCACAATTCCTTTAGCAACTAAAAATAATAAATCAGAAAATATTACAAAAAGTATAATAAAATTTATTTCAAAGTTACAAAAAGGAACAGTTAAAACTATTACTTTTGATCGTGGTAAAGAATTTAGTAAATGAAAATTAATCGAAAAAAATTGTAATGTTAAGATTTATTTTGCAGATCCTGGTAAACCTTGTCAAAGAGGTTTAAATGAAAATAATAATGGTATTTTAAGAAGATATTTACCAAAATCTACAGATCTATCTTCATATAAACAAAAAGATTTAAATACTATAGCATTTCAAATTAATTCTACACCCAGAAAATCACTATCTTATAAAAGACCAATAGATTTAATACAATTATTTTAA